In a single window of the Microbacterium sp. SL75 genome:
- a CDS encoding glycosyltransferase codes for MTSGDFPDAWYLILSSRLIPDLDGGYTIATLARARQMAQAGADPLLLTVDPGDADAHSAQRATFVERGAASASGIFRNLFDEAVDAEGGAAAWLREAAHAGDADPALEYRLVAGGAVELPVVIDPDWHLATAPIVIRDAAGGPVGVIDGFGALYRAWLTHLADRLRVDNDRPIVVICESRQLGELIAGWGDDDVRIVHAVHTIHLEPPFQADSELNPLWTRWFEISPRFDAVLWPTAYQRDDVRARFGTAANDVVAPHGVEAPDAVVSASQRERGLVVVLGRLAPGKRLDRAIDAFARVLGDVPDARLELWGEGAQRGALEALVAEHGHEHAVSLPGLTTEPGAVLDRAAVYLTTSAFEGQGLALAEALAHGTPVVAWDIRYGPRDMLASGGGILVPDGDDDALVDALRRVLTDDGLRESLAAEARQAADAVSPARAMSTLAAVAQEVLGRSRRR; via the coding sequence GTGACTTCCGGCGACTTCCCCGACGCGTGGTACCTCATCCTGTCGAGCCGGCTGATACCCGACCTCGACGGCGGGTACACGATCGCCACCCTCGCGCGGGCGCGGCAGATGGCCCAGGCCGGCGCGGACCCCCTCCTGCTGACCGTCGACCCGGGTGACGCCGACGCTCACTCTGCGCAGCGCGCGACCTTCGTCGAGCGGGGGGCGGCCTCGGCATCCGGGATCTTCCGCAACCTCTTCGACGAGGCCGTCGACGCCGAGGGGGGAGCCGCGGCGTGGTTGCGCGAAGCGGCGCACGCGGGGGACGCCGACCCGGCGCTGGAGTACCGCCTCGTGGCCGGGGGAGCGGTCGAGCTCCCCGTGGTCATCGACCCCGACTGGCACCTCGCGACCGCGCCGATCGTGATCCGGGATGCCGCGGGCGGACCCGTCGGCGTGATCGACGGATTCGGGGCGCTGTACCGCGCGTGGCTGACGCACCTGGCCGACCGGCTCCGTGTCGACAACGACCGGCCGATCGTCGTCATCTGCGAGTCGCGGCAGCTCGGCGAGCTCATCGCGGGCTGGGGCGATGACGACGTGCGGATCGTGCACGCGGTGCACACGATCCACCTCGAGCCGCCGTTCCAGGCCGACTCGGAGCTGAACCCCCTGTGGACGCGGTGGTTTGAGATCTCACCGCGCTTCGACGCCGTGCTGTGGCCGACCGCGTACCAGCGCGATGACGTGCGGGCGCGCTTCGGCACCGCGGCGAACGACGTGGTCGCACCGCACGGCGTGGAGGCTCCGGATGCCGTTGTGTCGGCGTCGCAGCGTGAGCGGGGCCTCGTCGTGGTGCTGGGGCGACTCGCCCCCGGCAAACGGCTCGACCGGGCGATCGACGCCTTCGCGCGCGTTCTCGGCGACGTGCCGGACGCTCGGCTCGAACTCTGGGGCGAGGGAGCGCAGCGCGGGGCACTCGAGGCTCTCGTCGCCGAACACGGACACGAACACGCCGTCTCGCTGCCCGGGCTCACCACCGAGCCGGGCGCTGTGCTCGACCGAGCCGCCGTGTACCTGACGACCTCCGCCTTCGAGGGGCAGGGGCTCGCTCTCGCTGAAGCTCTCGCGCACGGGACGCCGGTGGTGGCGTGGGATATCCGCTACGGCCCGCGCGACATGCTCGCGTCGGGTGGCGGCATCCTGGTTCCGGACGGCGATGACGACGCTCTGGTCGATGCGCTGCGGCGGGTGCTCACCGACGACGGGCTGCGTGAGAGTCTTGCGGCCGAGGCGCGGCAGGCAGCGGATGCCGTGAGCCCGGCGCGCGCGATGAGCACCCTCGCGGCTGTGGCACAAGAGGTGCTGGGGCGGTCGCGCCGGCGCTGA
- a CDS encoding glycerophosphodiester phosphodiesterase family protein: MPVVIGHRGAPGYLPEHSRGSYLRAIAEGVDAVEPDVVPSSDGVLVVRHENEISGTTDVLTRPEFAERRTSKIVDGERLTGWFVEDFTWEELRTLHCRERIPALRPDSAAHDDTEPLLRLRDVLDLARQGGVGVVLEIKHAAFFARLGFDLAELVDAELRAAGWQDAEDALVIESFEPLVLARLRERGIRIPLVQLIDAQGAPWDLRERDGTDAASYASMLTAAGLDVLAGEVQGISPDKRSVLAPDERGVARGPARFVREAQDRGLRVFTWTCRPENAFLLPAYRGPGGDAAFGDWRREWTVLSDAGLDGVFVDHPDLGVEFFGAGRNS; this comes from the coding sequence GTGCCTGTCGTCATCGGTCATCGCGGTGCCCCCGGATATCTGCCCGAGCACTCCCGCGGCTCGTATCTACGGGCGATCGCGGAGGGGGTGGATGCCGTCGAGCCCGACGTCGTCCCCTCGAGCGACGGCGTGTTGGTCGTGCGGCACGAGAACGAGATCTCAGGCACCACGGACGTATTGACGCGACCGGAGTTCGCCGAGCGGCGCACGTCGAAGATCGTCGACGGGGAGCGGCTGACCGGCTGGTTCGTCGAGGACTTCACGTGGGAGGAGCTGCGGACCCTGCACTGCCGCGAGCGGATCCCCGCGCTCCGTCCCGACAGCGCCGCCCACGACGACACCGAACCACTGCTGCGCCTGCGCGACGTCCTCGACCTCGCCCGGCAGGGCGGGGTGGGCGTGGTGCTCGAGATCAAGCACGCGGCGTTCTTCGCCCGACTCGGGTTCGACCTGGCCGAGCTCGTCGACGCCGAGCTGCGCGCGGCGGGATGGCAGGACGCCGAGGACGCGCTCGTCATCGAGTCGTTCGAGCCCCTGGTCCTGGCGCGGCTGCGAGAGCGCGGCATCCGGATCCCGCTCGTTCAGCTCATCGACGCGCAGGGGGCGCCGTGGGATCTGCGGGAGCGCGACGGGACTGACGCCGCCTCGTACGCCTCGATGCTGACTGCGGCGGGTCTCGATGTTCTCGCCGGCGAGGTGCAGGGGATCAGCCCCGACAAACGCTCGGTGCTCGCGCCCGATGAGCGCGGCGTCGCGCGAGGACCGGCGCGGTTCGTGCGCGAGGCGCAGGATCGGGGCCTGCGGGTCTTCACGTGGACGTGCCGCCCCGAGAACGCCTTCCTGCTGCCCGCCTATCGGGGGCCGGGCGGCGACGCCGCGTTCGGCGACTGGCGACGCGAGTGGACCGTGTTGAGCGACGCCGGGCTCGACGGGGTGTTCGTGGATCATCCCGATCTGGGCGTCGAGTTCTTCGGGGCGGGACGAAACTCCTGA
- the ligD gene encoding non-homologous end-joining DNA ligase — protein sequence MSPAKTPAEILDVDGHEVRVTSPDRVVFPEPGLTKLDLVRYYLAVAEGALRGAGGRPMVLKRFSKGLDHEPFFQKRVPENHPAFIDTATLYYASGTSAEETVIRDAAGLAWVVNLGCLDLNPHPVRAEDLDHPDELRVDLDPMPGVDWAQIVDVAFIAREVLEDHGLVGWPKTSGSRGLHILVRIRPEWSYADVRLAAETLAREVENRAPGLATARWWKEERGESVFVDFNQNAKDRTVASAYSIRALPDARVSTPLTWDEVRDRRPGEFTVLTVPERFRSVGDSHAGIDDAAGSLDALLALAKELGPAEKPPRGSDGSGRRASTMPLIEVARTKTKTEALDALETWKQRHPDAASELHPADVLVDGMRGSSSLWYRVRVNLQHVPDAERPAQEDLIADYDPWAGRSAP from the coding sequence ATGAGCCCCGCGAAGACCCCGGCCGAGATCCTCGACGTCGACGGCCACGAGGTGCGCGTCACGAGCCCCGACCGCGTCGTCTTCCCCGAGCCCGGCCTCACCAAACTCGACCTCGTGCGGTACTACCTCGCCGTCGCCGAGGGCGCCCTGCGCGGAGCGGGCGGTCGTCCGATGGTGCTCAAGCGCTTCTCGAAGGGTCTCGATCATGAGCCCTTCTTCCAGAAGCGCGTCCCCGAGAACCACCCCGCCTTCATCGACACCGCCACCCTGTACTACGCCTCGGGCACCTCGGCCGAAGAGACGGTGATCCGGGATGCCGCGGGACTGGCGTGGGTCGTCAACCTCGGCTGCCTCGACCTCAACCCGCATCCCGTGCGCGCCGAAGACCTCGATCATCCCGACGAGCTCCGCGTCGACCTCGATCCGATGCCCGGGGTCGACTGGGCCCAGATCGTGGACGTCGCGTTCATCGCCCGCGAGGTGCTGGAGGATCACGGGCTCGTCGGATGGCCGAAGACCTCTGGGTCCCGGGGGCTGCACATCCTCGTGCGCATCCGTCCGGAGTGGTCCTACGCCGACGTCCGCCTGGCCGCCGAGACCCTCGCCCGCGAGGTCGAGAACCGTGCGCCGGGTCTCGCGACCGCCCGCTGGTGGAAGGAGGAGCGCGGCGAGAGCGTCTTCGTCGACTTCAACCAGAATGCCAAGGACCGCACGGTCGCCTCGGCGTACTCGATCCGCGCACTTCCCGACGCTCGCGTGTCGACGCCGCTCACCTGGGACGAGGTGCGCGACCGTCGCCCCGGGGAGTTCACCGTTCTCACCGTGCCCGAGCGCTTCCGCAGCGTGGGCGATTCCCATGCCGGCATCGACGACGCGGCGGGCTCGCTCGATGCACTCCTCGCCCTGGCGAAAGAGCTCGGCCCCGCCGAGAAACCCCCGCGCGGCTCCGACGGTTCGGGTCGCCGAGCCTCGACCATGCCGCTCATCGAGGTCGCGCGGACGAAGACCAAGACCGAGGCGCTCGACGCCCTCGAGACCTGGAAGCAGCGGCATCCCGACGCGGCATCTGAGCTCCACCCCGCCGACGTGCTCGTCGACGGTATGCGCGGGTCGAGCTCGCTCTGGTACCGCGTGCGCGTGAACCTCCAGCACGTGCCGGATGCCGAGCGCCCGGCGCAGGAGGACCTGATCGCCGACTACGACCCCTGGGCCGGCCGCTCAGCTCCCTGA
- a CDS encoding TetR/AcrR family transcriptional regulator yields the protein MPTPERTSLDEIVEAAARLLEEGGPSVVTMQAVAQAVGVKAPSLYKRVRDREALLGLVGAAAADDLTVRLETASANLDDLLVAFRAFGHDRPEAFRLLSTTVVDADRLAATSAPVLRATTSAVGEAHALDAARLLTAWATGFVTMELAGAFRLGGDLDDAYRYGRRHLVASLTRDQGAERPAQGS from the coding sequence GTGCCCACACCGGAGAGAACGTCGCTCGACGAGATCGTCGAGGCGGCCGCGCGACTGCTCGAAGAGGGCGGACCCAGCGTCGTGACGATGCAGGCCGTCGCCCAGGCGGTCGGGGTCAAGGCTCCGTCGCTGTATAAGAGGGTGCGCGACCGCGAGGCCCTGCTCGGACTCGTCGGGGCAGCCGCGGCCGACGACCTGACGGTGCGGCTCGAGACGGCATCCGCGAATCTCGACGACCTACTGGTCGCCTTTCGCGCGTTCGGGCACGACAGGCCGGAGGCGTTCCGTCTGTTGTCCACGACGGTGGTGGATGCCGACCGACTTGCTGCCACGAGCGCGCCGGTGCTGCGCGCGACGACGTCGGCGGTGGGTGAGGCGCACGCGCTCGACGCCGCTCGGCTGTTGACGGCGTGGGCCACCGGGTTCGTCACGATGGAGCTCGCGGGGGCCTTCCGCCTCGGCGGCGACCTCGACGACGCGTACCGCTACGGTCGGCGCCACCTGGTCGCCTCGCTCACGCGGGATCAGGGAGCTGAGCGGCCGGCCCAGGGGTCGTAG
- a CDS encoding Bax inhibitor-1/YccA family protein — protein sequence MALNNPAFNNPAFQDPRAGGANTRYSPPPAVDPAAAASIEGAYAAPSASAVDTGRMTVEDTVMKTLALFGILVVTAVVGWIWSMAGVSAANPNPSAAPMIVGGLVGFVLAMVATFKKKPSVPVFIAYAAFEGLFVGGISAFFEFIFPGIVLQATLGTLSVVGVTLALFASGKIRASARATKIFMIAMVGYLVFSLVNLGLMLFNVPIAGGAFGLRSSIEIFGIPLGVIIGVFVVIMAAYSLVLDFDQIQRGVRNGAARVYGWVGAFGIMVTVVWLYVEILRMIAILRGNN from the coding sequence GTGGCCCTCAACAACCCGGCATTCAACAACCCGGCGTTCCAGGACCCTCGAGCCGGTGGCGCGAATACGCGCTACAGCCCGCCCCCGGCCGTCGATCCCGCCGCCGCCGCCTCGATCGAAGGCGCGTACGCCGCCCCGTCGGCGAGCGCCGTCGACACCGGCCGTATGACGGTCGAAGACACCGTCATGAAGACGCTCGCCCTGTTCGGCATCCTCGTCGTCACGGCCGTCGTCGGCTGGATCTGGTCGATGGCCGGCGTCAGCGCCGCCAACCCGAACCCCAGCGCTGCGCCGATGATCGTCGGTGGCCTCGTCGGCTTCGTGCTGGCGATGGTCGCAACGTTCAAGAAGAAACCCTCCGTCCCCGTCTTCATCGCCTACGCGGCGTTCGAGGGCCTGTTCGTCGGTGGCATCTCGGCCTTCTTCGAGTTCATCTTCCCGGGCATCGTCCTGCAGGCGACCCTCGGCACCCTGTCCGTCGTCGGTGTGACCCTCGCCCTGTTCGCGAGCGGCAAGATCCGCGCCTCGGCGCGCGCCACCAAGATCTTCATGATCGCGATGGTCGGCTACCTGGTGTTCAGCCTGGTCAACCTCGGCCTCATGCTGTTCAACGTCCCGATCGCCGGTGGCGCGTTCGGCCTGCGCAGCTCGATCGAGATCTTCGGCATCCCGCTCGGCGTGATCATCGGCGTCTTCGTGGTCATCATGGCCGCGTACTCGCTCGTGCTCGACTTCGACCAGATCCAGCGCGGCGTCCGCAACGGCGCTGCCCGGGTCTACGGCTGGGTCGGCGCTTTCGGCATCATGGTCACCGTCGTGTGGCTGTACGTCGAGATCCTGCGCATGATCGCGATCCTGCGCGGCAACAACTGA
- a CDS encoding MBL fold metallo-hydrolase has translation MRLAPSLHRIGNDIVASYLVVAPDGITLVDAGLPGMYADLRHELDGLGRTLDDIRGVILTHGDSDHVGFAERLRREHGVPVFVHAGDADRARGGDKPKSAMGPFRLGPLLSFAAFGIRKGMRPQWLTEVREVADGETLDLPGSPRIVGMPGHSPGSVAVFSPAVRAVFVGDALTTRHVLTGRTGPGPAPFTDDPAEALASLDRIAGLDADWVLPGHGPAFRGSPADAADAVRRVARG, from the coding sequence GTGAGACTCGCTCCATCGCTCCACCGCATCGGCAACGACATCGTCGCCTCTTACCTCGTCGTCGCCCCCGACGGCATCACCCTCGTCGACGCCGGACTCCCCGGCATGTACGCCGACCTGCGCCACGAACTGGACGGCCTCGGCCGAACCCTCGACGACATCCGCGGCGTCATCCTCACCCACGGCGACAGCGACCACGTCGGCTTCGCGGAGCGGCTCCGCCGCGAGCACGGCGTCCCCGTCTTCGTGCATGCGGGCGACGCCGATCGCGCCCGCGGGGGCGACAAGCCGAAGAGCGCGATGGGCCCGTTCCGCCTCGGCCCACTGCTGAGCTTCGCCGCCTTCGGCATCCGCAAGGGGATGCGTCCGCAGTGGCTGACCGAGGTGCGCGAGGTCGCCGACGGCGAGACCCTCGACCTCCCCGGAAGCCCTCGCATCGTCGGCATGCCCGGTCACTCCCCGGGTAGCGTCGCGGTCTTCTCCCCCGCGGTGCGCGCCGTGTTCGTCGGCGACGCCCTCACGACGCGCCACGTCCTGACCGGTCGCACCGGCCCCGGACCCGCGCCCTTCACCGACGACCCGGCCGAGGCGCTCGCCTCGCTCGATCGCATCGCGGGACTGGATGCCGACTGGGTGCTGCCCGGCCACGGCCCGGCGTTCCGCGGCTCTCCGGCGGATGCGGCGGACGCGGTGCGGAGGGTCGCGCGCGGCTGA